Proteins encoded within one genomic window of Raineyella fluvialis:
- the pyrF gene encoding orotidine-5'-phosphate decarboxylase yields MPDSSYAARLGAVTAARGRLCVGIDPHPSMLDAWGLPHTAAGLESCARGMVEALGETVATFKPQSALFEEYGAAGIAVLESVLDDIRAAGALSILDVKRGDIGSTMAGYARAYLRDEAPLAADAITLSPYLGYDSLLPAIDLAIASGRGVYVLARTSNPEGDHVQLAVGDDGRVVAQQIVDAATETNRRVLAELPPEGATAPAIGPVGLVVGATRLDTGVDLDAFNGSILAPGIGAQGGKVTDLPAIFGASLGHVLPTTSRGVMAAGPGAEALRQAARTQVMSMV; encoded by the coding sequence ATGCCCGACTCCAGCTACGCCGCCCGACTCGGAGCGGTGACCGCCGCCCGTGGCCGGCTCTGCGTCGGTATCGACCCGCACCCCTCGATGCTCGATGCCTGGGGCCTGCCGCACACCGCCGCCGGCCTCGAGTCCTGCGCCCGTGGGATGGTGGAAGCACTGGGCGAGACCGTCGCCACCTTCAAGCCCCAGTCCGCGCTCTTCGAGGAGTACGGCGCGGCCGGTATCGCCGTCCTGGAGAGCGTCCTCGACGACATCCGGGCCGCCGGCGCCCTGTCCATCCTCGACGTCAAGCGGGGAGACATCGGCTCGACGATGGCCGGCTATGCCCGCGCCTACCTGCGCGACGAGGCCCCGCTGGCCGCGGACGCGATCACGCTGAGCCCCTACCTGGGGTACGACTCCTTGCTGCCGGCCATCGACCTGGCCATCGCGTCCGGGCGTGGGGTCTACGTGCTGGCCCGCACCTCGAACCCGGAGGGTGACCACGTCCAGCTCGCTGTCGGGGACGACGGCCGGGTGGTGGCCCAGCAGATCGTCGACGCGGCCACGGAGACGAACCGCCGGGTCCTTGCCGAGCTGCCCCCGGAGGGTGCCACAGCTCCCGCCATCGGTCCGGTCGGCCTGGTCGTGGGCGCCACCCGGCTCGACACGGGGGTCGACCTCGATGCCTTCAACGGGTCGATCCTGGCGCCGGGCATCGGCGCCCAGGGCGGGAAAGTGACCGATCTACCCGCCATCTTCGGGGCTTCGCTCGGTCATGTGCTGCCGACGACGAGTCGTGGTGTGATGGCCGCGGGGCCGGGGGCGGAGGCTTTGCGTCAGGCCGCCCGCACGCAGGTCATGTCCATGGTCTAA
- the mihF gene encoding integration host factor, actinobacterial type: MPIPPLSEEQLQDARAAAARARRERATIKAKVRAGELTVGDVLDLAAGDDIIAHIRVVDLLKSVSRVGPKRAEVLMERFDIASGRRLRGLGRHQIAALKKEFS; the protein is encoded by the coding sequence GTGCCGATCCCACCCTTGAGCGAGGAGCAGTTGCAGGACGCCCGCGCGGCCGCTGCACGTGCCCGCCGGGAACGCGCGACCATCAAGGCCAAGGTCAGGGCGGGTGAGCTCACCGTCGGGGACGTGCTCGATCTGGCCGCCGGAGACGATATCATCGCCCACATCCGCGTGGTCGACCTGCTGAAGTCCGTCTCGCGGGTCGGTCCCAAGCGCGCCGAGGTGTTGATGGAACGGTTCGACATCGCTTCCGGAAGGAGGCTGCGCGGCCTGGGCCGGCATCAGATCGCCGCACTGAAGAAGGAGTTCTCGTGA
- a CDS encoding quinone-dependent dihydroorotate dehydrogenase produces the protein MRPHLPAALVDAAYDGVGRPALFRIGGGDPEVAHETTLDWLTWWGRTPARRAILELAFGSRGRPVDVAGIRFEGPVGLAAGMDKDARALMAWSRLGFSHVEFGTVTGRPQPGNPKPRMFRLRDSRGVINRMGFNNAGAEAIAARLELAGVRRGNLAAGMPVGVSIGKTKVVALEDAVEDYLSSVRHLVHLVDYLAINVSSPNTPGLRSLQGADELSALVHALVDEAAVQAEESSQSVLGPVPIFVKIAPDLEWSAIDEALAVCEAAGASGVIATNTTLGRNGLAPADVARGPKRVACPAPR, from the coding sequence ATGCGCCCGCACCTGCCCGCAGCCCTGGTCGACGCCGCGTACGACGGCGTCGGCCGCCCGGCCCTGTTCCGCATCGGCGGAGGAGACCCCGAGGTCGCCCACGAGACGACGCTGGACTGGCTGACCTGGTGGGGGCGCACGCCGGCGCGCCGGGCGATCCTCGAACTGGCGTTCGGCAGCCGGGGACGACCCGTGGACGTGGCGGGGATCCGCTTCGAGGGGCCGGTCGGCCTGGCCGCCGGGATGGACAAGGACGCCCGCGCCCTGATGGCCTGGTCGCGGCTGGGGTTCTCCCACGTCGAGTTCGGCACGGTCACGGGCCGTCCCCAGCCCGGCAATCCGAAGCCGCGGATGTTCCGGCTGCGGGACAGCCGCGGTGTGATCAACCGGATGGGGTTCAACAACGCCGGCGCCGAGGCGATCGCGGCCCGGCTCGAGCTGGCCGGGGTCCGGCGCGGCAACCTCGCCGCGGGCATGCCGGTCGGTGTGTCGATCGGCAAGACGAAGGTGGTCGCACTCGAGGACGCCGTCGAGGACTACCTGTCCTCCGTACGCCACCTCGTCCACCTGGTCGACTACCTCGCCATCAACGTGTCCAGCCCGAACACGCCGGGTCTGCGTTCCCTTCAGGGTGCCGACGAACTGTCCGCCCTGGTCCATGCCCTCGTGGACGAGGCCGCGGTCCAGGCCGAGGAATCGTCCCAGTCGGTGCTCGGCCCGGTCCCGATCTTCGTCAAGATCGCCCCCGATCTGGAGTGGTCCGCCATCGACGAGGCGCTCGCGGTCTGCGAGGCCGCCGGTGCGTCCGGGGTGATCGCCACGAACACCACGCTGGGGCGCAACGGTCTGGCGCCCGCGGACGTCGCGCGGGGGCCGAAGCGGGTGGCCTGTCCGGCGCCCCGCTGA
- the coaBC gene encoding bifunctional phosphopantothenoylcysteine decarboxylase/phosphopantothenate--cysteine ligase CoaBC, giving the protein MARVILGVAGGIAAYKACEVIRRLRDSGHDVCVVPTANALNFVGATTWEALSGHPVNTDVWTGAADVPHVRLGQEADLVLVAPATADLLARAAAGRADDLLTNVLLTAHCPVVMFPAMHTEMWLHAATRANVATLRERGVVIADPDSGRLTGADSGPGRLPDPVDIRAVAEALLERPELAGPVAARDMAGLRVVVSAGGTQEALDPVRFLGNHSSGLMGIGIARAALLRGAEVTLVAARMDHEPPAGVEVRRVVSTGDLARAMQELSPSADVVVMAAAPADFTAADPADRKIKKQGTSGLTLELVQTTDVLASLAADRPSGQTLVGFAAETADSRAHLVELGTTKLAHKGADLLVCNDVTGGKVFGHADTAAVIIDRSGIVAECAGSKDVVAHSICDAVLAERAGR; this is encoded by the coding sequence ATGGCTCGGGTCATCCTCGGCGTCGCCGGTGGCATCGCCGCCTACAAGGCTTGTGAGGTCATCCGGCGGCTGAGGGACTCGGGCCATGACGTATGCGTCGTACCGACCGCGAACGCCCTGAACTTCGTCGGGGCGACCACGTGGGAGGCGCTGTCGGGCCACCCCGTCAACACCGACGTGTGGACCGGCGCGGCCGACGTCCCGCATGTGCGGTTGGGGCAGGAGGCCGACCTCGTGCTGGTGGCGCCCGCGACAGCCGATCTGCTCGCCCGGGCGGCCGCGGGGCGCGCCGACGACCTGCTGACCAACGTGTTGCTCACCGCCCATTGTCCGGTGGTGATGTTCCCGGCGATGCACACCGAGATGTGGCTGCACGCCGCCACCCGGGCCAACGTGGCCACCCTCCGGGAACGCGGGGTCGTCATCGCCGATCCCGACTCCGGTCGACTCACCGGGGCCGACTCGGGACCCGGCCGACTGCCCGACCCGGTCGACATCCGGGCGGTGGCGGAGGCCCTCCTCGAACGCCCCGAGCTCGCCGGCCCGGTCGCCGCCCGTGACATGGCCGGGCTGCGCGTCGTCGTTTCGGCCGGCGGCACCCAGGAGGCCCTCGACCCGGTCCGGTTCCTCGGCAATCACTCCTCGGGACTGATGGGCATCGGCATCGCCCGCGCCGCCCTGCTGCGCGGGGCGGAGGTGACTCTGGTCGCCGCACGGATGGACCATGAACCGCCCGCCGGGGTAGAGGTGCGTCGCGTCGTCTCGACCGGTGATCTCGCCCGCGCCATGCAGGAACTGTCGCCCTCGGCCGACGTGGTGGTGATGGCGGCCGCACCGGCGGACTTCACGGCGGCGGATCCCGCGGACCGAAAGATCAAGAAGCAGGGCACCTCGGGTCTGACGCTGGAGTTGGTCCAGACCACCGATGTGCTGGCCTCGTTGGCCGCGGACCGGCCCTCGGGCCAGACGCTGGTCGGGTTCGCTGCGGAGACCGCCGACAGCCGCGCCCACCTGGTCGAGCTCGGCACCACCAAGCTGGCCCACAAGGGCGCCGACCTGCTGGTCTGCAATGACGTGACCGGTGGCAAGGTCTTCGGTCATGCCGACACAGCCGCGGTCATCATCGACCGCAGCGGCATCGTGGCGGAATGTGCCGGCAGCAAGGATGTCGTGGCGCACTCGATCTGCGACGCCGTCCTGGCCGAACGCGCCGGTCGATAG
- a CDS encoding nitronate monooxygenase, whose product MSYVTQHTSLPVIGVGGIMTADDARAMLQAGAALVQVYTGFIYSGPGLVRDINRLGDPRA is encoded by the coding sequence GTGTCGTACGTCACGCAGCACACCTCACTGCCGGTGATCGGGGTCGGCGGCATCATGACGGCGGATGATGCGCGGGCGATGCTGCAGGCGGGCGCGGCCCTGGTGCAGGTCTACACCGGCTTCATCTACTCCGGACCGGGACTGGTCCGCGACATCAACAGGCTCGGCGACCCCCGGGCCTGA
- the rpoZ gene encoding DNA-directed RNA polymerase subunit omega, whose amino-acid sequence MLTTESTPPGITNPPIDDLLTHVDSKYRLVLFAAKRARQINAYYAQLGGGLLENVGPLVETEIQEKPLSIALREVNEGLLEFTEIDPEAEAAAQQAAFGEDFLEGDFGSYDFGDGLDAGDGFDLPGSEPVSDESTDKQD is encoded by the coding sequence ATCTTGACTACTGAATCCACGCCCCCGGGAATCACGAACCCTCCGATCGACGACCTGCTGACGCATGTCGACTCGAAGTACCGACTGGTGCTGTTCGCCGCGAAGCGTGCCCGCCAGATCAACGCCTACTACGCCCAGCTCGGCGGTGGGCTGCTCGAGAACGTCGGTCCGCTCGTCGAGACCGAGATCCAGGAGAAGCCCCTCTCGATCGCCCTGCGCGAGGTCAACGAGGGCCTTCTCGAGTTCACCGAGATCGACCCCGAGGCCGAGGCCGCTGCCCAGCAGGCCGCCTTCGGTGAGGACTTCCTCGAGGGTGACTTCGGGTCGTACGACTTCGGCGACGGCCTCGACGCCGGCGACGGCTTCGATCTGCCCGGCAGCGAGCCGGTGAGCGACGAGTCCACGGACAAGCAGGACTGA